The genomic DNA gtctgtgcccagtaggAATGTTCAAGCCTCACACATATATTAGTACACAGATAACTCTATTAGTGGAAACATTGATGCCCTCACCTCGTGGTGTGTGAGCTGCTTGCCCTCCCTCCTCTTGGAGTCGAAGCGGCCGTAGATGAGGCTGTACTTGCGGATCTCCTCCTCCTTGGCCATGTCTTGAGGTGCCATCTTGAAGATGTGGCCCACCGTCTTGGCCATCTTCTTGTTCATCCTAAGGAGTGTCTTCACCTCTCTGGGGTCCGACCTGAGCAGGGTCCTCAGGAGCCTGTCCACACTCTCCCCCACTGCCCGTGCCGTCTCTCCGTCCAGCTGGCCCCCAGGCCAGGCTGAGAGGACCaccggggagagggaggaggaggaggctgggggAGTGGAGGGACCTGGGGTACGAGGGGGGAGTAGAGGTGACCTGGGCTGCTCCTCGTCCACCCctgaggctgagacagaggcaCTGTTCCCATCTGGCTCTGGGCTGAGCCAGTGGGGGTCCATTGGGGACAGCTTGCCCCTGTAGTGGGTGTCCGGGGGCTGTGGCGAGGCCTGGGAGCAGGGGCTTCTGGGGCTCCCGCTGTACATAGGGGTGAGGCACGCCCTGTCCTCCCTATCGAACGGCGACCCTGGCTGTCCATTGCTCAGGGACTTCCTGGGTCCGCTGGAGGCGGTTCCGCTGGCACCCGTCCCATTCACCTTGAACAGCGGGATGCCGCCCAGGGGCATGTTGGCCAGGGGCTGGTTGAAGAGGGCCGGGTTGGCTGCCCAGTCGCGTAGGGCCTTCTGTAGACGGCGCACGTGCAGTGGCTTGGTCGCCATGCCGACCAGCGCCATGATCTCCaggaactcatcctctgcagcctCACAGAGCTGCTGCAAGTCGTCGCCGCCCTGCTGGATGAAGGTGTCGTAGTAGGCCAACAGGTTGGCCCTCTGCAGCACCCGGTACAGCTGCAGCTCGCCCAGCATACGCGGCAGAGACATGGTGTAGGACTGTAGACAGGAAAGAAGGAAAAGACCGGAGGAGAGTTACTCAAGACTCCACTTAAGTTTAATAAATGTCTCATCAATGGAAGGAGAAAACAGTTatgatgtattgtgttgtgtggacAGAATGCTTTATTAATTTGTTTGCTACATGGAAtaatccttcctccctcctccattctctctccctacccctctctcatcCATCGCTACCTCCTTGCTCTCAATCCCCTTGCTCcttcaccatctccctctctccccttccccactctcatctgtctttctctctcccatctccacctctctcactctcatctcTCAAAGCACAGACATGATATTGAAGCATAAATATGTGTCAAGAGAATTGACACAAGTCAAAATACATAGCATTCAATGCAAAAGGATattcaggcagacagacagactctaacctcaaccataaacctaaccctagcttcatgtccacaccttggctcaaccctaaccctagccatgGGGTTGGCGCTATGGTTAGGGTTGAAGTTGGAGTTAGAGTTGAGCTTGGATGTGGACAAGAAGTTAGagttatggctagggttatggttgagccAATATGTGGAGATGAAGTGAGGGTTAGTGTAGGGTTGAGCCAGGAAtggacatgaagctggggttatactcttagaaaaaatggttccaaaagggttcttcggctatccccataggagagcactttttggttccaggtagaactattttgggttccatgaagaaccctctgtgttaaaggttctacatggaactcaaaagggttctacctggaaccaatagggttctacttggaaccaaaatgTGTTCTTCAAAGAGTCCTCTTATAGGGACAGGCAAAGAATAGCACCCTTGGAAAAGGGTTttggttaggttaagggttgagccgggatgtggacatgaagctagagttagggttaggccCTAGAcatcaccctaaccctaatccaatTAACAATACATGTATTTGCCCCTACCCCCACTACATGGCAGAAAGGTAGGGTTAATGTGTTTTTGAGTGACATCGGCAGTTGATCCTAGAAACACAATTCACATATGggatcatttagcagacgctcccgATGAACACaagcttcaagagggccaccattgttcctgttcccaagaaagctaaggtaactgagcaaaCGACTGCCCcggcactcacttccgtcatcatgaagtgctttgagagactagtcaaggaccatatcacctccaccctacctgacaccctagacccactccaatttgcttaccgcccaaataggtccacagagatgcaatctcaaccacactgcacactgccctaacccacctggacaagaggaatacctatgtgagaatgctgttcatcgactacagctcggcattcaacaccatagtaccctccaagcttcatcaagctcgagaccctgggtctcgaccccgccctgtgcaactgggtactggacttcctgacgggccgcccccaggtggtgagggtaggcaacaacatctcctccccgctgatcctcaacacaaagCCCCAAAGGGTGTTttttctcctgtactccctgttcacaacGACTGTATTTAAACGCACGcctaactcaatcatcaagtttgcggacgacacaacagtggtaggcttgattaccaacaacgacagacggcctacagggaggaggtgagggcttcgtgtggtgtcaggaaaataacctcacactcaacgtcaacaaaactaaggagatgattgtggacttaggaaacagcagagggaacacccctatccacatcgatggaacagtagtggaggggTAGCATTTAAGTTcctggcatacacatcacagacaaactgaattggtccactcacactgacagcgtttacagcagcgcctattcaacctcaggaggctgaagaaattcactgtcaccaaaagcactcacaaacttctttacagatgcacaatcgagagcatcctggcgggctgtatcaccgcctggatAGGCCCTCAACCGTAAttgagggtagtgaggactgcacaacgcatcaccgggggcaaactacctgccctccaggacacctacaccacccgttgttacaggaaggccataaagatcatcaaggacatcaaccacccgaaccactgcctgttcacccagctatcatccagaagggaggtcagtacaggtgcatcaaagctgggaccgagagactgaaaaaaagaagcttctatctcaaggccatcagactgttaaacagccaccactaacagtgagtggctgctgccaacacactgtcattgacactgacccaactccagccattttaataatgggaattgatgggaatatgtaaatatatcactagccactttaaacaatgctaccttatataatgttacttaccctacattattcatctcatatgcatatgtatatactgtactctacatcatcgactgcatccttatgtaacacatgtatcactagccactttaactatgccactttgtttactttgtctacacactcatctcatatgtatatactgtactataccatctactgtatgctgctctgtaccatcactcattcatatatccttatgtacatattccttatccccttacactgtgtataagacagtagttttggaattgttagttagattacttgttggttatcactgcattgtcggaactagaagcacaagcatttcgctacactacatttaacatctgctaaccatgtgtatgtgacaaataaaatttgatttgatttgatttgatttgatttaaaaaaaaatataactgtttggccataatgaccatcgttatgtttggaggaaaagggggaggcttgcaagccaaagaacaccatcccaactgttaAGCatgggggaggcagcatcatgttggggtgctttgctgcaggagggactggtgaacttcacaaaatagatgggatcatgaggaaggacaattatgtggatatattgaagcaacatcaataCATCAGTTAGAAGCTgatcgcaaatgtgtcttccaaatggacaatgaccccaagcatacttccaaagttgtggaaaaatggcttaaggacaacaaagtcaaggtattggagtggccatcgcaaagccctgacctcaatcccatagaaaatgtgtgggcagaactgaaaaagcatgtgcgagcaaggaggcctacaaacctgactcagttacaccagctctgtcaggaggaatgtgccaaaattcacccaatttattgtgggaagcttgtggaaggttacctgaaatgtttgtcccaagttaaacaatttaaaggtaatgctaccaaatactaattgagtgtatgtaaacttctgacccactcggAATGTGaaaaatgctgaaataaataattctctctactattattctgacatttcacattcttaaaataaagtgatgatcctaattgaccgaaaacagggaattttactaggattaaatgtcaggaattgtgaaaaactgagtttaaatgtatttggctaagtatgtaaacttccaactttaactgtaggtattcacacccctgagtcaatacatgttagaatcaacattggcagcgattacagctgtgagtctttctgtgagtctctaagagctttgcacatctggattgtacaatatttgcacattaatattttttttgttcTTCAAGactgtgaagctggttgttgatcattgctagacagccattttcaaatcTTACCAAAGAGTTTAGCCGATTTTAGGCAAAACTCAATATCATTCAAtgccgtcttggtaagcaactccagtgtatatttggccttgtgttttaggttattgtcctgctgaaaggggaatttgtTTCTGTGTCTATTGgaaggcagactgaaccaggtgttcctttaggatttttcctgtgctttagcgctattccgtttatttttatcctaaaaaactccctagtccgtgtcgatgacaagcatacccaaaaCATGCAGCCACCAACATGCTTGAAAATTTCcacaaacataacgctttgtatacAGGACACAAAGGGAATTCCTCTGCCATATGttttcagttttactttagtgctttattgcaaacaggatgcatgttttggaatatttttattctgtacaggattcctacttttcactctgtcatgtaggttagtattgtggagtaactacaatgttgtttttccatcctcagttttctccgatcacagccattaaactctaactgttttaaagtcaccattggcctcattgtgaaatccctgaaaGGTTTCCTTCctctgagttaggaaggatgcctatacctttgtagtgactgggtgtattcatAGACCAGCCAAAGTGTAATTACTAACTTCCCcaggctcaaagggatattcaatgtctgcttattttttttaaatctacaaATAAGTGCCCTTcattgcaaggcattggaaatcctcccgggtctttgtggttgaatctgtgtttgaaattcactgctcgattgagggacctttcagataattgtatgtgtggggtacaaggatgaggtagtcattcagaaatcatgttaaccttttactgcaaAATCTGTTagttcttggtagtcttaaacaaatctactttgaaacaaaagtataaacctcacacatggttatgggcttttaAAAAAATTAATCTGGCAGTTGAAATGTATGACATTTTctgtttgcatcccaatatgacactttatatacatcacagaagacgtTTGGTATTTCCTGTGTAAAAGTGtattaattatgaaaaatataacattccacccatgaggccactagagggcgatttGGTCAGATGACTGCAGCAACAATTGcaccatgcaatttattatgtgagTTAAGCAAATATTTTTTAAGGCTTGTAataacaaaggtgttgaatacttcatttttatgttttattttatttcacctttatttaaacaggtaggctatttgagaacaagttctcatttacaactgcgacctggccaagaaaaagcaaCGCCCCATTTAAGCCCCGTGAGTGCAAAATTCGAGCTGTTTCGAATGGAAGTACCAAATTCGAGCTGTGTCTAAGGAAACCTGGGCCAGGACAGCCCAGTTTCACAACTAGTGCCAGCTCGATTAGAATTCGGGCTGGTGGTGCCGTTACTACGCAACCACCAAACTGATCACCGCTGGATGCTGACACAATGTAGCTAGCTCGCCTGGGCTTGTTGCTGTTAGCTAGCACTTAGATGAGCAGTACTGCAGTAGTCAGACATGACACGAATCAGCACCATAGCTGGGTCCTTCATTCATTTTTTGTACTACTCAAACTTTTATGAGAACAGTCAGCCCTCAAATGCTAGCAAATCAGAGTTGaaataagctagctagctagcgggAATTTTTGCTGGCCAGGTCGTATTGAAAGCTAACATGACATAATTTCTTATTTTTGGAGGCAGTGGATACGCAATTTGAGCTGACCCAGCAAGGTCATGCCAACAGAGTTGATTTCAAAGTGCCAATGCAGACGGGgctttattgactcaagacatttcagcttttcattttttattaattcgtaaacatttccaaaaacataattccactttgccattatggggtaatgtgtgtagatcacaaaatctcaattgaatccattttaaattcagactatAACAAgacaatttggaaaaagtcaaggggtgggaatactttctgaaggcactgtattgtaTGTCTGTTTGTCTGAATTTCACCAGTTTTTGCCTAATGCTCAACCATCTTGATTGCATGTTTATGTAGCagcgtagcctagcggttagagcgttggactagtaaccggaaggttgcaagttcaaacccccgaactgacaaggtacaaatctgtcgttctgcccctgaacaggcagttaacccactgttcctaggccgtcattgaaaataagaatttgttcataactgacttgcctagttaaataaaggtaaaataaaatatgtaTCAATTTCGGAGCACATGCGTCAAGACCCATACCTTTTCGCAAtgaatgtaataaatgtattGAGAAATGTGTCACACCTTTTGACTATCTGTTATGTTGCAGAATGTCTCATATAAGAACACATGAAGTCAATATCAATCAAATGTCTTGAAAACACTAAGTCCATACTATTTTTTATTTGAACCCAAATTACACATGAGAAACGTATACTAGCCTACAAAAGCATACTTTTCCTGATAGTTTATTATTATTGATGATCATCTTTGACAACACTTCACGTGTGGGTGCCCAATCCTCTATACCTCAAATATGCAGGACGTGTTCTCCAATTACGCATGGCATTGTCATTGGAAAAATGTACAGTTTAGACATGCACACTTGTTTGGTTTTTTCAAGATCTGGGAATTAAAAATAGTTTGTTAAAAATAGTTTGCCTATTCTTATGGGGACATAATTTGCGAGTTCATATGATGCACAAAGCGACGGTTacgaaaataataatttaaaaaacaatgacaataatttaaaaaacaatgaCAATAGTATTAAGCGAACATCCATAGTGCAAGGCAATAACAGATGCTCCATCTTTCTACGGAACTAAACACGCATGtgaaatgtaatatttcatcataaaaatgtaaataactCCAGCATAATCTCTCACCTCGTTCAAATCGTCCGATGGCTGAATTGGCAGAGAGGACCTGCGCGCACTGAGTGACCCGAATCCAGTTTTCGCGCAATCTGTAGAACCTCGTAATAGGCTAGATTATCTAAAAAATAAAGTTATATCAGCAATCGTAATTGTTATCTCACTTTTTACCTTATCGAAAGTCTCATCCCTCGAAGACTCTTTTTTTAAAAGTCCCATCCAGTCCCGTTAGCTAAGTTTCCAT from Oncorhynchus keta strain PuntledgeMale-10-30-2019 chromosome 10, Oket_V2, whole genome shotgun sequence includes the following:
- the LOC118388718 gene encoding NGFI-A-binding protein 2-like isoform X2, producing the protein MSLPRMLGELQLYRVLQRANLLAYYDTFIQQGGDDLQQLCEAAEDEFLEIMALVGMATKPLHVRRLQKALRDWAANPALFNQPLANMPLGGIPLFKVNGTGASGTASSGPRKSLSNGQPGSPFDREDRACLTPMYSGSPRSPCSQASPQPPDTHYRGKLSPMDPHWLSPEPDGNSASVSASGVDEEQPRSPLLPPRTPGPSTPPASSSSLSPVVLSAWPGGQLDGETARAVGESVDRLLRTLLRSDPREVKTLLRMNKKMAKTVGHIFKMAPQDMAKEEEIRKYSLIYGRFDSKRREGKQLTHHELIINEAAAQFCMRDNALLLRRVELFSLARQVARECAYTSTLKHARTSADDCSLSSQKRVKHEVILSECVSSLHGVEGSEGVSQRADEDSLSGESLDSLTQDVASQCNQSPSPRPPTDTSIPANWSRHLMQQTLMDEGLRLAKMVSHDRAGKLSLRSEGTHTTDFEVKVERRGSIAVCSSSSPGSTKDDSDHRGK
- the LOC118388718 gene encoding NGFI-A-binding protein 2-like isoform X1 gives rise to the protein MGLLKKESSRDETFDKSYTMSLPRMLGELQLYRVLQRANLLAYYDTFIQQGGDDLQQLCEAAEDEFLEIMALVGMATKPLHVRRLQKALRDWAANPALFNQPLANMPLGGIPLFKVNGTGASGTASSGPRKSLSNGQPGSPFDREDRACLTPMYSGSPRSPCSQASPQPPDTHYRGKLSPMDPHWLSPEPDGNSASVSASGVDEEQPRSPLLPPRTPGPSTPPASSSSLSPVVLSAWPGGQLDGETARAVGESVDRLLRTLLRSDPREVKTLLRMNKKMAKTVGHIFKMAPQDMAKEEEIRKYSLIYGRFDSKRREGKQLTHHELIINEAAAQFCMRDNALLLRRVELFSLARQVARECAYTSTLKHARTSADDCSLSSQKRVKHEVILSECVSSLHGVEGSEGVSQRADEDSLSGESLDSLTQDVASQCNQSPSPRPPTDTSIPANWSRHLMQQTLMDEGLRLAKMVSHDRAGKLSLRSEGTHTTDFEVKVERRGSIAVCSSSSPGSTKDDSDHRGK